The DNA window TGGCGACAGCGACCCGTCGCGCAGTGGTTACGAGAATGCGGCTCGCGTCAACAGAGGGCTGCTCCGCGAGCGCTTCGGCAAGGTCACGACGAGGCACCTCGAGCACTCTGCCGCTCCGATGCGCAAAAGCGTTCTGCACGAGCTGGAGGCCGAGTTCCCTGAAGAATTCGCGCGTACAGCTGCGAGCCGATTCCGCTCCGCGACCGACATCTCGGTGACCAACTCGCTCTACCACTACTACGGGCTCATGACCGGTCGGGCGGTCGTCCAGACCAATGCCCGCGTCAAGTACATCGAGACGACACTCAAGTCGTCGCTGCCATCGATGGAGCGGTTGCTCAAGCGCCGCGACCAGGACATGTTCTGCCTCAACGACGGTTCGAAGCCCGAGATCTCGGTCGAGAAGCGCACAGAGGCCGTGACTCGGTTCCTCGAGCACTACTTCCCGTTCGCAGCACCGTGGGAGACCGAAGTTGCGGTTCACGGAGCAGAGCCCGCGCACGTGCCTGAGACCATGACCGACTCGATCACCAGCTCAGTAACCGACGCGATCTAGCCGTTCGAGGCGACCACCAGCATCCGCGGCGCACAGCGACGTGAAGGCGGGCATCCGCTCGCGTCGATGACCAGCGGATGCCGTCACTCCAAACCGCGCGAGCGCCGAGCGAGATCACCCGTTGCGGTCGAGACCATCCGGCGGAACTGGTGCCCTCGACCGCAGCTGATGTCCTCGGTCGCTGCGCGCGAAAACATTCGTTCCGGACAAGATCACTCGTGATAGCGGGTGAACTCGTCCGCAGCGAGTGAACTCAGCGCGAGGGGTGGGTGCCGGCGAAGGGCATGCTCACGGTGTCGGGCGCGAACGGGAGAGTAGCGGTGCGAGCGCAGCGTGTGCGACGCTCAGCAGGTGCCGAAGACCCGACGCCCCTCCCTCGCAGAGATCGCCGCAGAGCTCCGCGCCGCACCGAAACGCGAAACCGCCCCTGATCCAGTGACTCCGGGCAGATTCGACCGCGGCGGTCACCTCATCGATCTGCAGGGAAATGTCCTGCGCCGGGAAGGGAAGCTCACCGCGCAGGAAGCAGTGGCCCTCATGCGCTCGGGCGCTGCGGTTGCCTACGAAGGATGCGGTTGTGGCGGAGGATGCGACCCAGCCTGGCTGGATGAGGCCGAGCTCGCTGCACTCGCAACCGCGGGAAATCCACGCACCGACACCCGCTCGTCCCAGCCGGCCTGGATCGACCTGTGGACGGGCGGATTCAACGACACCGTCTCGCTCGTCCTGCTGAACGGGGAGGCGACCTGGGGCAGGGTCATCCCACGCCGCCACCAAGGGTGAGAAACGGATGCCATCGCGCATTGTCCGCCGAAAGCATCACTTGCGGTCGAGAACATCCCGCGCAACTGATGCGCTCGGCCGGAATTGATGTTCTCGCGGGCACGCCGGGCGAGGGCGACCCCGGGGAGGGCTAGACGAGAACCGGGATCGACTCCGTTGGCGGAGCGCTCCGGTGAACGGGTGTCGGAGCCGTCTGCGTCGGAACCGGCTCGCCGGTAATCGGCGCGGCGATGTGAACACCGAGCACGTCGAGACGCTTTGCGCTCTCCTGCGGATCGATGTAATCGAGCGTTGGGAACGAGCCAAGCGGCACAACCGAGTGCAGCACAGTGTTGGGATACACGTGCACGAGGTTGAACGCCCGGGCACCGTCACGCCCGCGGGTTCCACCGACCGGGACGGTGAGGTCCTGGGTGTAACAGGTGGCGGATGCCACTGACACCGGGATACCTGCAAACGTCGCCATCGACGAGTAATGCAGGTGACCACCGAGGATGCTCCGGACGTCGGTGCCCTCGAGCACTTCAGCAAGACTGCCCTGGTCACGGAGTTCAACGCTGGCTGCGAGGTCGAGCACGCTCGGCACCGGTGGGTGATGCAACGCGAGGATCGTTCCGTCCGGCGCAGGCACCGAAAGCTCCTCGGCAAGCCAGTCGAGCTGGTCGCTCGATACTTCGCCGTAGTGGTGGCCAGGAACCGAGGTGTCGAGCGTGATGACGCGCAGCCCATTGACGTCGTAGACCCGGTCAACGGGCCTCGAGGTCGGCACCTCGTTGAACAGACCGGCGCGGAAAGCTTCTCGTTTGTCGTGGTTGCCCATGACCCAGATCACCTGCGAACCCAGCCGACTCGCCGCCGGATCCACAATGCGCCTGATGCGCTCGTAGGCGTCCGGCTCGCCCTTGTCGGCGAGGTCCCCGGTGAAGATGATGGCCTCCGGCCGACCCCCTGAGGCTTCGAGCTCGGTGAACACCTGCCTGAGGTGTTGCTCGCTGTCGACCGAGCCGTAAAGCCTGTTACCTCCGGCCAAAAGGTGAGTGTCGCTGATGTGCAGAAGGAAGTGGTCCGGCCTCGGATACTCGGCCGTGCGCTCTATCACAATCCGTCCAATCGGGTTTGGCGGTGGTGCTTCGTGGTGTCCACCCTAGGTGTTAACTGCCATTTGATCAGAACATTCCTAACGAAAGGTGAATGCGACACGCCCGGTGTCCGAACGAAAGGCGAATGTCAGACGGCATGCGGAGATCGAATCGTCTTCCGCGCAGCCACGTCAAGGGGTCGATCCTGAGGGTGGTCGCTGGCATACTGCGAGAGATGTCTGAGCCTGATGCAATCGTTGTCGGAGCGGGTCCGAACGGCCTCGCCGCCGCCGTCACACTGGCTCGAGCCGGTCTGTCCGTTCGCGTGTACGAGCGCGCCGACACCATCGGCGGCGGTTCACGCACCTCAGAGGCCACCCTTCCGGGATTCCGCCACGACACCTGCTCTGCCGTTCACCCGATGGCCCTGGCCTCCGAGTTCTTCTCCCGATTCGGGCTGACCGACCGCATCCCGTTCGCGCTTCCCGAGCTCTCCTACGCCCAGCCCCTCGACTCCGGGCGCGCCGGCCTCGCCTGGCACTCTCTCGACCGCACCGTCGAGGATCTCGGGCGTGACGGCGCCAGCTGGCGACAACTGTTCGAGCCGCTCGTCTCACACGGATCCTCGGTTGCGGGCTTCGTCGGAAGCAGCCTTCTTCGTGTGCCGAAGCATCCGATCACCATGGCCAGGTTCGGACTGCGGGCCCTGGAGCAGGGTAGTCCACTGTGGAATGTGCGCTGGCACGACGATGCCGCCCCCGCGCTGCTCACCGGCGTGCTCGCGCACGCGATCCGGCCGCTGCCGAGCCTCGCCCCGACCGCCGCCGGGCTCGTGCTCGCCACCCTCGCGCACGCTGAGGGCTGGCCGGTCCCGATCGGCGGCAGCCAGTCGATCGTCGACGCGATGGCGGCGGATGTCACGGCGCACGGTGGCGAGATCGTCACCGGTTCCGAGGTCACCCACCTCCGCGAGTTGCCCCCGGCCAGGGCTGTCCTGCTCGACACGAGCGCGCGCGGCCTCGTGAAGATCGCCGGGAACCGCCTACCCGCTGGTTACGCCAGGCGGCTGGGCAAATTCCGCTACGGCAACGCCGTTGCCAAGGTCGACTTCGCACTGTCAGGGCCTGTTCCCTGGGCCAACGAAACCCTGCGCGAGGCCGGCACGCTCCACCTCGGCGGTACCCGCGAGGAGATCGCAACCGCTGAGCACGACGTCGCCAGCGGACGGCATCCGTCGAATCCCTACGTCCTCGTGTCGCAGCCGAGCGTCTTCGATTCGACGCGAGCACCGGAGGGCCAGCACACACTGTGGGCGTACACACACGTTCCTGCGGGCTCCACCGAGGACAGGACCGAGGCGATTACCCGGCAGATCGAACGGTTCGCACCCGGTTTCCGCGACCTGATCCTCGCCAGCGCCCACAAGTCGGCCGTCGAGTACGAGTCGTACAACCCCAACTACGTCGGCGGCGACATCTCCGCCGGTGACGTTGACATGCTCCAGCTCGTCGCGCGCCCCACCCTCTCGCTGAACCCGTGGCGGACTCCGGTCGCCGGCCTGTACCTCTGCTCGTCATCGACCCCACCAGGGCCAGGCGTGCACGGAATGCCCGGCTGGAACGCGGCACTGCTCGCCCTCCGCGACAGATTCGGCATCACGACACCTCCCTCACTCTCGCCCACATCAGACCAGCTACTCGGAAGGCAGCAATGAGCGTCAACTATCGACTCATCCACACGAGCCCGGAACGCGTCTTCGAGGTACTGGCCAACGGATGGCTCTACCCGAGCTGGGTCGTCGGTGCGTCGCGAATGCGAGACGTCGATGACTCCTGGCCCACCGAAGGGGCCCAGCTGTTCCACTCGTTCGGCGTCTGGCCCTTCCTCATCAACGACTCGACCTCTGTGCTGGAGTGGGATCCGCCCCGGCACATGAAGGTCCGCGCCCGCGGCTGGCCGATCGGAGTGGCGCACGTCACCCTCGACGTGAAGCCTCGCGGGGAAAACTGTGTCGTGCGTATCACCGAAGACGCCGTCGAGGGTCCCGGTCGCCTCATCCCGGAGCCCATCCGCCGGCTGATGCTGCACGCGCGCAACACGGAAACGCTGCAGCGCCTCGCCTATCTCGCCGAGGGCGGCGCAACCGCCAACTGACGCGCGTCCGCGGAAAGCGTCTCGCGATGCAGAAAAGAGAAGCGAACCCGGAATCACGCGGATGCGCAAGCCCCTTGCTGGTCGTCAACCCCGTCGATAACTTCAGCTGAGCAGCAGTTTCGCTGATGATTTTTCGGCACGGTGGCCGACCGCGGATGGCCTCGTGACTCAACGAAGGGAATTCGATGGTTCAGAGGC is part of the Mycetocola zhujimingii genome and encodes:
- a CDS encoding SRPBCC family protein, with protein sequence MSVNYRLIHTSPERVFEVLANGWLYPSWVVGASRMRDVDDSWPTEGAQLFHSFGVWPFLINDSTSVLEWDPPRHMKVRARGWPIGVAHVTLDVKPRGENCVVRITEDAVEGPGRLIPEPIRRLMLHARNTETLQRLAYLAEGGATAN
- a CDS encoding phytoene desaturase family protein, with amino-acid sequence MVAGILREMSEPDAIVVGAGPNGLAAAVTLARAGLSVRVYERADTIGGGSRTSEATLPGFRHDTCSAVHPMALASEFFSRFGLTDRIPFALPELSYAQPLDSGRAGLAWHSLDRTVEDLGRDGASWRQLFEPLVSHGSSVAGFVGSSLLRVPKHPITMARFGLRALEQGSPLWNVRWHDDAAPALLTGVLAHAIRPLPSLAPTAAGLVLATLAHAEGWPVPIGGSQSIVDAMAADVTAHGGEIVTGSEVTHLRELPPARAVLLDTSARGLVKIAGNRLPAGYARRLGKFRYGNAVAKVDFALSGPVPWANETLREAGTLHLGGTREEIATAEHDVASGRHPSNPYVLVSQPSVFDSTRAPEGQHTLWAYTHVPAGSTEDRTEAITRQIERFAPGFRDLILASAHKSAVEYESYNPNYVGGDISAGDVDMLQLVARPTLSLNPWRTPVAGLYLCSSSTPPGPGVHGMPGWNAALLALRDRFGITTPPSLSPTSDQLLGRQQ
- a CDS encoding phosphodiesterase, which produces MIERTAEYPRPDHFLLHISDTHLLAGGNRLYGSVDSEQHLRQVFTELEASGGRPEAIIFTGDLADKGEPDAYERIRRIVDPAASRLGSQVIWVMGNHDKREAFRAGLFNEVPTSRPVDRVYDVNGLRVITLDTSVPGHHYGEVSSDQLDWLAEELSVPAPDGTILALHHPPVPSVLDLAASVELRDQGSLAEVLEGTDVRSILGGHLHYSSMATFAGIPVSVASATCYTQDLTVPVGGTRGRDGARAFNLVHVYPNTVLHSVVPLGSFPTLDYIDPQESAKRLDVLGVHIAAPITGEPVPTQTAPTPVHRSAPPTESIPVLV